One Scophthalmus maximus strain ysfricsl-2021 chromosome 7, ASM2237912v1, whole genome shotgun sequence genomic window, aaaaaaaaaaaaaaagaggacaaagaaaagagaataaaagaggGGAGGATACGGGGGAGAATGGTGCTAGCGCGGTGAAACGTCTCACCGCTGGATGGagatgacaacaaacaaactgccACAAACCTTTCCTCCAGGAAATACGTCACGTTTAGAGCAGACGGGACTCATTTTGTGCGCTTGATTTGTTTTACCGTATGGTCAAGTGGGGCGGGtcgcctttttttccccctcttttttttttacatagtcTTAATCAAGTATAAACTCACCTAAGATTAAACTTTCCCTTTTTATTCGACCCAAAATCTACAATCTTTAGCGTGTGGAATTAATTGATTCGTcgaattatatataataaaaatgtacgATATGTATAACAgtaaaagcacattttcataaaaggtataacatttttaatggaaaaaaacatgacaacatgaccTTAGTATTACAATGTCTTTAATTTAATCATAattgtgggttgttgtttttgtgttttgtttgaagttCTTGCTTATTTGTATCCCTTACGAAGGAATTCCGGGCCACGCCGGTGATTAAAACACATACTTGTTTTCCAGCTCACTGATTGGTCCTTTGTTTGTACCTCTGTGTGTGGCCGCCATCTTGAGGATGTCTGTTGGAATTACACACGCGGAAGTTAAAAGCACACCGCACGGTAGAGGGGGCCATAACACAAAGCTCCCAGTTTGGACTCGCACGGTTGTGTCTACCCCGGCACAGCCTGGTATGAGTGGATCCAGCTCGCTTCCAGCAGCCCCACGTTAACACGGACCAAAGTTATCCCGGAATAAGGACCAGCACGCATGTGCAGTCAACCCGGATGtagaatttttgttgttgttgttgtacgtGCTCGGTCCCCGTCTCGCCAAGTTATGACAAAATTGCTTCTAagaatgaatgatttattttagccTGTCCAAAACCAGTCCGAGCCAGCAGCCGTGTCGACCTACGTGGATGTCACTTGTGGGACACATCTCCACAACGAGCAGTTTGCGACGAGCTGCACTTTTGATACTACGGCGAGACGCCATAAGTGGGTAAATCAGCATACATATTTCTCTGGTCATGTACACGATGATCACATCTAAAGCTCCAGAGTTTTTGTGTATGTTCCCCGAGCGAGGATGCTCGTTTCTCACGTTGCCCCCCTGTGTTGCAGAAAGACGTCCCGTTACGTAGAAGGATGGACTTCCGCGGCAGGAGGCACGAGCGAGGCAGCAACTGGACCGACCCGGAGATCGTGGAGCTGCTCCAGCTGTGGTCCGACGAGTCGGTGCAGATTGAGCTGGAGAGCTCACTGCGCAACCAGCGAGTGTTCGACCGCATTGCGCACATCCTGCGCGACAAGGGCATTTTCCGCACAGGTGACCAGTGCAGGGAGAAGATCAAGAAGATGAAGCTGGAGTACCGTCGAATCAAAGACAACCACAAAATGAGGTCCTGGAAGTTTTACGACGTGATGGACAGGGTGCTGGCGAACCGACCGGCCATCACCTACTCGTCGCTGGGCGGAGCTGTCATAGCCCAGCAGGTGTTCCAGGGCCCCGGTGGGCCTGACGCGTACCTGCAAGGAGTTCCACCCTGCGCCTTTGGCCCTGCCTCCTCGGGTGGGTTTCTGTTTGGTCAGCCCCCCAGACCGGGAGATCCACTGGATATCAAGTGTGAAGATGTGGAGGAGAGCATGCTGAACTCGAGTGCTGCGCCCCCTGAGATGTACTACGGATCTGGAGATGAGCAGGAAAGTGATGGGCAATCTCTACTGGGGCCGGAGGATACACTGGGCCAAGGAGAGAGCTCAACTAATCCAAGAATGTCACCTTCAGGTTTGCAGTCCAAATGCTTCAATTATTATCACTATCACAACCATCGATATaggttcatgtttttctgttgtttataTCCCAAGGTTTTAGTGATGTGAACATTGCTGGCTCTGCCACTGCGGCCACCCAGACTGTGGCCGTTCCCGTTCCACTGGACACCTCCGAGCAGCACAGTAAGGAGGGTTCTCATTCCCCAGCTTCTGCGAGACAGAAAAAGCGTCGCCGGGGTGGCAAAGCGTCGTGGAGCCATGGAGGCGCCCGATGTGGCGGTCAGGGGAGCCTGGAGAAAGCCCTGGCCAGCTTCCTGAACTGGCAGCGGTCGGCAGAGGAGCGCCTCCTCTCCCTGGAGGAGGCGCGGCtggagagagagctgcaggcCGAGGAGCGCAGGGAagagcgggaggagaggagggcggaACAGGAGCGCCAGCACGAGCTACGTCTGTTCAGCATGCTCACGGGGGCGTTGGTTGCCGTCGGACAGGTTGCTCCGACCACGGCGACGACGGCGCCAACTGACCCCCCTGTTTCACCCCACACTAATCCGTCAACCTCAGGGATGACCACGGCCGCCCCCTCCGACTCGCCATCTTTATCTCGGCCGCCTTCAGAAGCTCCCATGGCGCAGGCTCGTTCCACGCAGGAGAAAACAACTTTAACATCGCCTACATCTGTCAAGGCCTCCGAAATGTCTGAGAGTTTTTCGCCAAGGCTGAGCACGGCAAAAAAACCCTTCCGTAACGTGTACCTGTCTAATCGTGGCAACCGCATCCAACAGCATTGGGGGTTTCTCCAGGAGGGCTTTGCCCTATATGCAATGGACAAACACCACGACACAGACAACCCAGATGTAAGTCTGTGTCACATAGCGAACACAATTTACAGCTATTGAATAGGTTTGATTTGTTGAAGAATGACACTATAACTGTAATTCACTAGGCCCTCCGCTTTCTCTCACTTCCAGGGTATAATCAACATGGGAACCAGTGAGAACAAATTATGCAATGATCTTCTACACAAGCGGGTGAGATAGATAGTTCGGTCGATCCGATTCTTAACCAATGGTGCAGTGAAATATGAGTTTGTCACTGCACTTTACTGTAACTTCTTTTGCCCACTTTCACAAATGAATTTACGTTTACGTTTCTTCTGCAGCTGACCAAGCCTGACATGCTTCACATTGACCCATCCTTGTTGCAGTATTCAGACTGGAAGGGGCACAGATTGTAAGAGATTAAAAGGGATCTATGTTTTTTATAAGGTAGAACATTAGTCCGTGACTCATGATGAAGTAAAACATTAACCAATCTTAACAACATTTCTCTTTCAGCCTGAGAGAGGCGGTTGCAAAGTTCCTGACCCACTACTGCTGTTCTCCGAGCCCGCTCAAAGCCGACAATGTGAGTGAAGATTATTGCTTTTAATGCAACATAAGAAATTACAATATGTGCTACAGGTGTATGAACGAAAAGGACTACATTGGACATAGAGGTGAAACAATCAGCCTTTGCATTGTGGGGACAAACAAGTCAGAGAGTTTTTGGGGAAAAGATGTTAGGTTTTCCTTCAGGTGGGTGACATCCAGATCCAGTTAATTAATTTGATTAACTTACTTATGATTATAAATATGCCATAAGTGAACTACCATGGTCATACAGTTTGCAGATGTAATTAATGCTGCTTTAGCAGGTACATATTCATCAGGCCTTCTTCAGTGCCTTGATTaggtattttgtgtttgtgcaggtcGTGGTGATGAATGGTTGCGGCTCCCTTTTCTCATGTGTTGCTGCAGTAATTTGTGACCCCAAAGGTAAGTTCACAAACTCATTAACATAAACTTACAACTCATCCGTGTCTGTTtggtgtgaaaacaaatgagacataggttttgtgttcattttttttggtttggccTTTTTTGGATGTTGTATGATaattatttcaacaaaaaaaccctgttcaAACTTACTTAGGCTGTTGCGTGAATTGCTTATTCTTTAGAGCCACTGCACTACAAGCGAGGCCTAATTTTGAGCAAAGTATCGCCTTTTCTTCGCCCTTGAAAACAGTGTGATAACAATCGTGAGTCTGAAAAGCAGCTGCCGACTTGGGTCGTGATGATCATTCATGCGTACATGCCTGGCAACATTAAAGTAGCAAATTGGTAGATTTGCAtccaaataaacaataaaatgacCACTAACAATCTAAAAAGTTGCGTATAATAGTAGTAAATAGTACGGTATTTTAAGGATTATTAACTTATACATCAGTTtagagctacaacagttaatctattaatcgtttagtaaattaatcgcaaactattttgataatcaattaatcagtttaagtagtttttagtcaagattctctgatttcagcttcttaaatgtgaatatttaatctggtttctttgctcttctgggacagtaaactgaatatctttgatgtgtggacaaaacaaaacatcatcttggggctttgggaaacacgatcaacatctTTCcaaattttttgacattttatggaccaaacaacttatcgattaataaagaaaaaaaaatgacagattaatcgattatgaaaataatcgttagttgcagccctacatcaGTTGAACATGCATGTCTATGTACAGAGCCGAGGGTAATATATAATTTGTAAAGAGATGATGTTGGATGTCATGTggtcatttagttttttcatgtTGCAGAGTCCATTCTTATTCCTACTCCTTTCTACGGTGCCATCACTGAGGATATCAATTTGTACAGTGATGTCAAACTCTTCCATGTTCCTCTGAACTGTGAGGTAGGAAATCACAATCCAACATAATTATGTGTTTGAAGTATTTGTTCATGTGCAACATAattgacatttatttgtgtacaaGCTTCGAGTGAATCGTGTAATCTCACGCTGTAGAGCGTATTTGGTCAGCTGTCACATTTGGATGCtgatgtatttttccttttcctccttgtttttattttcaattttattatcatttgtaGGTCGATGGCAAAGACAGTCGGCCCTTCCACCTCACTGTAGGGAAACTAGAAAAGGGTCTGAAAAGAGCTGAGCAAGAGGTAATTCATGAATGCATGTTTTCTGAAGCcctttatgaatatttaaagaaagaacATACCACTTAAAAAATGCTCAGGCAAAGAGTTCAGCCTCAGTCTTTTAAGACTGAGGCTGTGTCCTaatcaccccctaactactatatagtgcactatatagtgccttcgccattttgtagtggtgtccgaaatcaccccctagatttcatataccctatatagtgcactgaatctatcccagaatgcatcgtgaaaagtagtggacatccgatggtcactaaccgagcaatatataccatgatgcattgcgctcgctGCGCCGATAAACagcggagggaagagacgagacggCGGCGGTGCAGCGCGAGCGCGTctctcagccttctctctcttcttgctctatttcgcctattttttgtcaaaccagtgattaatggtgaaaatagacaaggatataaatataaaatattttaaatataataggatcGTCCACCGGCCGGCGTCGTTGtagttacgtcataatcctgTGCCAAAATCGAATTACCATCGCGActcaagtagtgtccgaaatcgtagctggtgagtgcACTATATAGCCCACTACAACGAATTCCCGTTATTGTGAgtagggggtagtgaatgagtgggtgatttcggaAGAAGTGACACAGTGTAGAAGTTTGTGTCTTTGCTCAGAAACTTCCTGTCCCTTATAGGGGTTGACAATCCGAGCCGTTATACTAATGAACCCCCACAACCCCTTGGCTGAAATCTACACCCTGGAGGAGATGATTGGCTTCTTGGAGTTTGccaaaaggtatttttttattttgccccaCTGTAATCTTACGCTGTGGCTAAACACTGTAATACCCCCCGGTCCGCAGTCCCGTGGCTCCTGTGAGCACACTGCCAAGCCACTGCATAAACTGTGGAgtgtgaattgttttttttattttttaaggctGAGGGTGCTCGTTTCGCGTGTGTGAAACGTCGTGCTCTCTTGATGTCCTTTTATCACCTCTCTTCACCATCAGCACACTGTCAAGTGCAGTCATGTGCCAAGTAGTCTCCTGcatcagctgttgtttttctaaatgatCTCGCCAGACTGATGCCCTCCCAAGGCCCTTGCAGGCACTGAGCTGTAAACTAACTGCTGTAAACTATAATCAACGGcatatgtttatattatatttctctCCACCTTGACCTGCTTTAGAAATGAACTCCACGCCATTATAGATGAAGTGTACATGCTGACGGTCTTTGATGAATCCGTCACCTTCCACAGTGTTCTTAGTGTCGACAGGTACTGTGCCAACCCCTAATTTCTGCATTATTACTCTTATCAGACCGTCAATCTTCACGACTGTGTCTGGCGATGGCCTCTTTTCGCTGCTAATAATGTGCCCTCATTTCAGTTTGCCCGACCCACAGAGGACGCATGTAATGTGGGGGATGAGCAAGGTACATACTGTGCTGTGCTTCTGCGAGACTTTTTATATCCCAGCTTGTGACAATCTCAGCTTTTCTCcagtgggtgtttttttatGCTTCCACAGCTCCCTCTCACTTACTTCTTCTCGTCCCTTCCTAGGACTTTGCAATGGCAGGTTTGAGATTAGGCACTCTGTACACTGAGAACAAAGACCTCGTGGGAGCGGTGGCCCAGCTGGGCTCATTCCACGGTGTCACTGGAACTACGCAGCACCAGGTAGCACAGCTGCTTCAGGACAGAGGTATGGATTCAagcctcacatttgcatttgcCTACACTATGACTACTCATGTCATCTGACCATGTGAGCACAACTCGAAATGTGATCGTCAATTCAgacccctttaaaaaaacaaaaaaacaagtcaaatctCACACTAGCGGTCCTGGCGAGCAGTTTGTGTGCGCTTATGTTTAAAATTCatgcttcttttttaaacaattcaaATGTGCTCCCCAGCAACTTTCCCCAACGCTTCTGAGAGATATCCTACCCCCTTTTTTCGTGGCGGGAGAACAGCGTGTGGCTCGGCTGCACATCACACGGATTTCAAAGATTTGTAACACTTAATTTTGAACTCGTGCATTGTCGCTGCATATCTCTCACGTTGCAGAGTGGATCAGTGAGGAGTTTTTGCCGGGGAACAGAAGCAGACTGAAAGCCGCCCACAGCTACGTGACAGGGAAGCTGCAGAGTATGAGCATCCCGTACCTGGACATGCCTGCTACGCTGTACATCTGGGCCGACCTCAGGAAGGTGACAACTCCAAAGTTAGATCTCAGGGCTGTTAATTCAACTCTCTAACTTGTGCATTAGCCAATTGAAACGCTGATCGCACAGTCCTCCTGTTCTCTTTGACTTAACGACACCCGCATGGTCGTTTCTGGAGTACGTTGGTACTTCCAGCAGGCTTGACGCGCacttctgtccctctctcttttggCAGTTCCTCAGAGAGTCGACGTTTGAGGAGGAGTTGTCTCTGTGGAGGAGTTTTATCCGACACAAGGTGGTGTTGAGCTGTGGTCAGgccttcagctgctccacgCCCGGCTGGTTCCGCATCGTctttgcagacaaacacagccACCTTCAGCTCGGTCAGTTTATAGTGTGTgcactaacttttttttttatgcccaCCCAATTTTTTTAGCTACTCTGTGACTTAAATTATGTGTACTATTCAAATAGTGGGTTATTTTATTGAAGTATGTTATGTTATTCCCTCTTATTCAAAATGTCTGCCTTAAAACTTGACATTGATTTGATCATAtcttttatttctattattattgtgttttttgttgttgttccagctTGGCTCCTGCTTTGTGTCTTAAACAAGGTATTGATTAAATGATAGTTGTTGAATTGTTCATTTGATGTTTGGTGTTATTTCAGGCCTGAAGCGATTCAGGGAGGCTTTGAAAGAAATCGAAGAAAAAAGTGCCAGCCCGGATTCGCGCTCCATCAAAGAAGCCAGTGAGGAGAGCAAACAGTCGGTGAAAGAGGACAGTGCCGATTTGGACAATGCTGCGATTGTTAATTCCACATCATCTCCCCGGCGCAAGTCATCCGACCAGCCGCAGGAGAAGGATGGCCCTGTTCCTGACACGGGCCCGCTGGCCACCGAGGAGTTTGTGTTGCTTGACTGCCAAGCGTCGGAGCACGCGGAGAGTCTGGACACCCTGATTGGTACTCTCAGGCATCAAATCcgctcctctgattggctggagaAAAACACTCCGGAGCTGTCTGCCGGAGAGGACCCAGAGATTCTCGATGTATTCAAGGCCCTGCTGCAGAGGGCCAGGAAGTAGGCTTAGGATATAAACAGGCGCGAACGTGGCTGCCAATGTTCGAGAGGCAGCACATTAGCGTTCCCCCAGCTCCCTGCATCCACGGCGAACAGCTCGACTCAAACCCCTGACACGAGGACACAATCTGATTCCTGTTTATGAGGAGTCGtttttcactttaatttttcaccatttcatgtaccaaacaactaatcgattaattgctAAAATAATCGACatattaatcaattatgaaaaagaaatcattggttgcagccctactttGCTATCTGCATATTGAGGTCTTGTTTCCAAGCTACTGAGGAAGACGGCCTCGCAACTTTTGTCATCCACAGTCGAAAGATTTATGTTCAAATTCTAAGTGAATgccaaaaatgtaaatcaacCAAAGGCAGCCATGTTCTATTCTCAAAAATGTTTAGGTCTCTTCATCTgaatagattattattattattattataatcatatgCACTTTATTTCGTCAGGAGGTATTGTTCTTTCAAGTCAAGTTAATGATGAATGTCGAATAAAGGAATGAATCGTGTTTATTTGACCATAATCTTACATTTTGAGTCATTCTGAAATAAGCCGACTTTGattatatgtgtttgttttaagaaaTCTAATGTCTTACTTAATACAAAACATGCCCAgaacacatttcactgtgacattttctttatttttcatacttGGCCCCGGTAATCTGTGGGTGCGCTTCCATTACAGCAAAGGAAAGTGAAGGGGGCTGGTGGTGATGACGAAAGGGGAGAGAGGTTAAAAATAATGTCTGCCACAACGCACTGCAACCCACTGTGAGAAACCGAGAGTGGGGTTTCCTTAAATGACTCGTCATGCATATGACACGCGGACGCCCcctacacacaaacagttcCTGCATTCGacataaacagaaaatgtctgagtggTGTACTGCTGTTAAGAGTATCTCTCAAGTATCAAGGGACTTTTCCCGAGTTCCTATTTCCTCACACTCTTTCCTCCTCGTTGCTTAATGTCAGCTGctaaaaaaaacgtttgttgAATTGAAAAGAATTGttgaatgatttgttttttgactttttttctctcaatactttcactttctttacaGTCAGCTTGGTTCACGGTGAATTCAAAGGGAAATTTTTGGTGGCggccggggagggggggggggactttccATTGCAGCAGAGGCGGAGTAACGCTGAGGGGGTCTTATCCGCATGTGAGGGCTCGTAGTCATGTGCAACAGCACAAGTAGTGATGTGTCAGGCGGTTGAAGGTGTTTGTATCGTGGTGTTTGTACAGTAGTGAGCGAGGGCAGCTGCTCTAATCTGAACCGGTTCCACTTGTGCACGGACTCATTTCACAGCTTCTGTTCCCGCACGATCCATCGTCGACAACAAAGGGTAGGACTGTACTTTTCTTTCAGAGTTCTTCTTTGTCGTTGCTGTGCATGAACAAGACATCGAGGGTAGTTTTTGAGATGCGTTCACCTGCTGTTGCTCGACCTCAACACGCACTAATCCCTCAACTatttcctcctgcctcctcttgtTTCCCcagcgcctctctctctctcgcttctccCCCTCCGTGTGTCTCTCGTGAGGTAGAAATATGAGGTTTGTGGACGTGGGAGATTCCATCGGTCGCTTCAGGTTCGCCCAGTCCTGCGTGGGCTTGACcggctgcctgtgtgtgtgctacgCAGTCTGGACGCCGTTCTGGCTGAAGGGCGGGGGACTCTGGACGGAGAGGAATCACACGGAAAGGGACCAGACGGACGTTAAACGCGGCGCTGTCTTCAATGGTGAGACTCTTTGCAGTCCACGGGTGACATCTGTCAACCcatgtagtgtctttttgtccatatatggaatcagaggggaatatgggcttacttctcttcctttggaatgttatgcaaggggtctttcaaggacccttaccGCTCCTTTACTTGGCCTTGAGAGTTCCACGTCtcacatagcataacttgattcgaaaccaggtgttccttgtcaagccaacgatgggcctataaatgtaaccccccaGGAAGAGTCGGgggggttgtccttttggccggacactctccaagctctgcagggcttgaatcgatgctggtctttttgtaatgaACCTTTATATgcaatcaagacggtgtcggcggacttctcttcaatacatcttcacatcatcgctacttagtacACAACACCCAAGCCGTCTCTCTGGCCTAGGTTTAAAGGCTCAAT contains:
- the accs gene encoding 1-aminocyclopropane-1-carboxylate synthase-like protein 1; the protein is MDFRGRRHERGSNWTDPEIVELLQLWSDESVQIELESSLRNQRVFDRIAHILRDKGIFRTGDQCREKIKKMKLEYRRIKDNHKMRSWKFYDVMDRVLANRPAITYSSLGGAVIAQQVFQGPGGPDAYLQGVPPCAFGPASSGGFLFGQPPRPGDPLDIKCEDVEESMLNSSAAPPEMYYGSGDEQESDGQSLLGPEDTLGQGESSTNPRMSPSGFSDVNIAGSATAATQTVAVPVPLDTSEQHSKEGSHSPASARQKKRRRGGKASWSHGGARCGGQGSLEKALASFLNWQRSAEERLLSLEEARLERELQAEERREEREERRAEQERQHELRLFSMLTGALVAVGQVAPTTATTAPTDPPVSPHTNPSTSGMTTAAPSDSPSLSRPPSEAPMAQARSTQEKTTLTSPTSVKASEMSESFSPRLSTAKKPFRNVYLSNRGNRIQQHWGFLQEGFALYAMDKHHDTDNPDGIINMGTSENKLCNDLLHKRLTKPDMLHIDPSLLQYSDWKGHRFLREAVAKFLTHYCCSPSPLKADNVVVMNGCGSLFSCVAAVICDPKESILIPTPFYGAITEDINLYSDVKLFHVPLNCEVDGKDSRPFHLTVGKLEKGLKRAEQEGLTIRAVILMNPHNPLAEIYTLEEMIGFLEFAKRNELHAIIDEVYMLTVFDESVTFHSVLSVDSLPDPQRTHVMWGMSKDFAMAGLRLGTLYTENKDLVGAVAQLGSFHGVTGTTQHQVAQLLQDREWISEEFLPGNRSRLKAAHSYVTGKLQSMSIPYLDMPATLYIWADLRKFLRESTFEEELSLWRSFIRHKVVLSCGQAFSCSTPGWFRIVFADKHSHLQLGLKRFREALKEIEEKSASPDSRSIKEASEESKQSVKEDSADLDNAAIVNSTSSPRRKSSDQPQEKDGPVPDTGPLATEEFVLLDCQASEHAESLDTLIGTLRHQIRSSDWLEKNTPELSAGEDPEILDVFKALLQRARK